A DNA window from Candidatus Omnitrophota bacterium contains the following coding sequences:
- a CDS encoding NAD(P)H-dependent oxidoreductase produces the protein MKKLLHIIATPRGEESRTLAVSGAFLEAFKTGHPDWTVEELDLSKEDLPSLTLKRVDGKYVLLSGKDLTGDLKEAWEEIVRHIERFMSADRYLISTPMWNFSVPYTLKHYIDVIVQPKYLFRYTATGPEGLVKNKKMVVVASRGGDYSSKEMRAADFQEPYLRRIFGLCGITDITFVVAQPMDMGPELQKQKISEAQQAARKQAAD, from the coding sequence ATGAAAAAATTACTGCACATAATAGCCACGCCTAGAGGGGAAGAATCCAGGACATTGGCGGTATCCGGCGCCTTCCTTGAGGCCTTCAAGACAGGCCATCCCGACTGGACGGTGGAGGAACTGGACCTTTCGAAGGAGGACCTTCCCTCGCTTACATTAAAGAGGGTAGACGGTAAATATGTCCTCTTGTCGGGCAAGGACCTCACCGGAGACCTGAAGGAGGCCTGGGAAGAGATAGTCAGGCATATCGAGCGGTTTATGTCGGCGGACCGCTACCTGATAAGCACGCCGATGTGGAATTTCAGCGTCCCGTACACGCTCAAGCATTATATCGATGTCATAGTCCAGCCGAAGTACCTCTTCCGTTATACGGCTACCGGCCCTGAGGGGCTGGTGAAGAACAAAAAGATGGTCGTTGTCGCCAGCAGAGGAGGCGATTACAGCTCCAAGGAGATGCGCGCCGCCGATTTCCAGGAGCCCTATCTCCGTAGAATATTCGGGTTATGCGGAATCACGGATATCACGTTTGTCGTCGCCCAGCCCATGGATATGGGGCCCGAGCTGCAGAAACAGAAGATAAGCGAAGCGCAGCAGGCCGCCCGCAAACAGGCAGCGGATTAA
- a CDS encoding biopolymer transporter ExbD — translation MKRESRRQRLVAEINITPFTDVILVLLVIFMIATPLISQTGLDIKLPGAKSGQPLEAPKKTQVYVSIMKDGSTYVDQDRVTKKELRAKIDAMHRKTPDISVVVHSDRLTPFKDVVSVLDVLNELGVNKLSIGAISEREADR, via the coding sequence ATGAAAAGAGAATCCAGAAGGCAAAGGCTGGTCGCGGAGATAAATATAACGCCCTTCACCGACGTTATCCTCGTCCTGCTGGTCATATTCATGATAGCGACCCCGCTGATATCCCAGACAGGCCTCGATATTAAACTTCCCGGGGCCAAGAGCGGACAGCCCCTCGAGGCGCCGAAGAAGACGCAGGTATATGTCAGCATAATGAAAGACGGCTCGACCTATGTCGACCAGGACCGGGTGACGAAAAAGGAATTGAGGGCGAAGATAGACGCCATGCACAGGAAGACCCCGGATATAAGCGTCGTCGTCCATTCGGACAGGCTGACGCCGTTCAAGGATGTGGTCAGCGTCCTCGACGTCTTGAACGAACTGGGCGTGAACAAACTGAGCATAGGGGCGATAAGCGAAAGAGAGGCCGATAGATAA
- a CDS encoding MotA/TolQ/ExbB proton channel family protein, giving the protein MSLFQGVVSGGFAIFILVGCSILSLAIIIERCSYYRSRSKVKRRDFMDEISAELKRDRLMNALDICENTKTPFSGVVHAGLKLFGHNESVISNAMEREVTIETTKLEQYTSVVGTIASTAVYIGLFGTVLGIIRAFHDIAQSAGSGGINVVINGIAEALICTAAGLCVAVPAVIAYNYFIKRIDKFVVDMELCVSETMDLIATKHR; this is encoded by the coding sequence ATGTCACTGTTTCAGGGGGTCGTAAGCGGCGGTTTTGCCATATTCATCCTTGTCGGATGCTCTATCCTGTCGCTTGCGATAATAATAGAAAGGTGTTCTTACTACCGGAGCAGGTCCAAGGTAAAGAGAAGGGACTTTATGGATGAGATAAGCGCGGAATTGAAGAGGGACCGACTCATGAACGCTCTGGATATCTGCGAAAACACCAAGACCCCTTTCTCCGGCGTCGTCCATGCCGGACTGAAGCTCTTCGGACACAATGAGTCCGTGATATCAAACGCGATGGAGAGGGAAGTGACGATAGAGACCACCAAATTGGAGCAATATACCAGCGTGGTCGGCACGATCGCAAGCACCGCCGTTTATATCGGCCTCTTTGGGACCGTCCTGGGTATAATAAGGGCTTTCCACGATATCGCCCAAAGCGCCGGTTCCGGCGGGATAAACGTCGTCATTAACGGCATAGCCGAGGCGCTGATATGCACGGCGGCCGGCCTCTGCGTCGCCGTCCCGGCAGTCATCGCGTATAATTATTTCATCAAGAGGATAGATAAGTTCGTCGTAGATATGGAATTGTGCGTTTCCGAAACCATGGACCTGATCGCCACCAAACACAGATGA
- a CDS encoding class A beta-lactamase-related serine hydrolase encodes MKMKTILIAAVFIFLGACLFIAYGNYAGSPERVFSRAREKAWLGLKNDLQNKVAHFKGTVGLVIKDLDTGREIDLNKNTPIPSASLVKIPIMLSCFYAAQDGKIHLNDSVRLRYADRVGGSKVLGNKPVGSVFTVEELFHPMITQSDNSAANVIIDFMGFDTLNSYFRKMGLRDTNLARKMMDFKERRAGEENYTTAADMAGLLEELYRKEFLSDEISGKCLELLGQQKINDRIPKKLPRDGTSIAHKTGLERHICHDVGIVFTDNGDFLICVLVKHENRFAMPAKKLISDIALLTYNYYHKF; translated from the coding sequence ATGAAGATGAAGACGATATTGATAGCCGCCGTTTTTATCTTCCTGGGCGCATGTCTATTTATCGCGTACGGGAATTATGCCGGTTCCCCGGAGAGGGTATTCTCAAGGGCCAGGGAGAAGGCATGGCTGGGGCTTAAGAATGACCTGCAGAATAAAGTCGCGCATTTTAAAGGCACGGTCGGCCTTGTGATAAAGGACCTGGATACAGGCCGTGAGATCGACCTCAACAAAAATACCCCCATACCCTCCGCGAGCCTGGTCAAGATCCCCATCATGCTCTCCTGTTTTTACGCCGCGCAGGACGGGAAGATACATTTAAACGACTCTGTGAGGCTCAGATACGCCGACAGGGTAGGCGGATCGAAAGTATTGGGCAACAAGCCGGTCGGCTCGGTCTTTACCGTAGAGGAATTGTTCCATCCCATGATAACTCAGAGCGATAACTCCGCCGCGAACGTCATTATCGATTTCATGGGGTTCGACACCTTGAACTCGTATTTCAGGAAAATGGGCTTAAGGGACACCAATTTGGCGCGAAAGATGATGGATTTCAAGGAGAGGAGGGCGGGCGAGGAGAACTATACGACCGCGGCGGATATGGCCGGCCTCCTGGAGGAATTGTATCGTAAGGAATTTTTAAGCGATGAGATATCCGGCAAATGCCTCGAGTTACTGGGACAGCAGAAGATAAACGACAGGATCCCCAAAAAGCTTCCCAGGGACGGTACGTCGATCGCACATAAGACGGGCCTGGAAAGGCATATCTGCCACGATGTGGGGATCGTATTCACCGATAACGGCGATTTCCTGATATGCGTCCTGGTCAAACACGAGAACAGGTTCGCGATGCCCGCGAAGAAACTTATTTCGGATATCGCGTTATTGACGTATAATTATTACCATAAGTTTTAA
- a CDS encoding radical SAM protein, with the protein MVSIKKSPDASERLSVLSNDSRYDLACACGTNDDEHRRRSKEGKWIYPVVLPNGGTTYLFKTLLSNECVNNCKYCPLRAGSDTERCSLSPGELAASFMSYYNARRVSGLFLSSAVTGSPDATMEQINRSALNLRRMRFRGYIHLKIIPGASEAAIRESLSLATAVSLNIETAGESNFRHLSTTKDYIRDIIRPIELISRLTAKGSPYAGIKQTTQFVVGASGETDKEIIGYSWKLYRELGLSRVYFSAYQRGAGSPELPGERSDLTNSDLLAREHRLYQTDWLIRKYGFRADEIPLDRDGNLSLGTDPKEMWAKSHPEFFPVYVNKDDKERLLRVPGLGHVMVEKILSLRKNGSSIRSIENLGRRSKLLVKAGQYLTF; encoded by the coding sequence ATGGTATCTATCAAGAAAAGCCCCGACGCGAGCGAACGGCTTTCGGTATTATCGAACGATTCCCGGTACGACCTCGCCTGCGCCTGCGGCACAAACGATGACGAGCACCGCCGCCGCTCTAAAGAAGGCAAATGGATATATCCGGTAGTGCTCCCTAACGGCGGCACGACATACCTTTTCAAGACCCTGCTTTCGAACGAGTGCGTCAATAACTGCAAATATTGCCCCCTAAGGGCCGGTTCCGATACGGAGCGCTGCTCTCTTAGCCCCGGCGAACTGGCCGCGTCTTTCATGTCTTATTATAATGCCAGGAGGGTCAGCGGGCTGTTCCTGAGCAGCGCGGTAACAGGCAGTCCGGACGCTACCATGGAACAGATCAACCGCTCCGCGCTTAACCTGCGCAGGATGCGGTTCAGGGGTTATATCCATTTAAAGATAATACCGGGCGCCTCCGAAGCGGCTATCAGGGAGAGCCTTTCGCTGGCTACGGCCGTATCTTTGAATATAGAGACGGCCGGCGAAAGCAACTTCAGGCATCTCAGCACGACCAAGGATTATATCCGCGACATCATCCGGCCGATAGAATTGATAAGCCGCCTCACCGCGAAAGGTTCTCCTTATGCGGGGATCAAGCAGACCACCCAATTTGTCGTCGGAGCTTCCGGGGAGACTGACAAGGAGATCATCGGCTATTCCTGGAAATTATACAGGGAGTTGGGCCTCAGCCGCGTCTATTTCAGCGCTTACCAGCGCGGCGCGGGTTCACCGGAACTCCCCGGCGAACGTTCGGACCTCACCAATAGCGACCTCCTGGCGCGGGAGCACCGCCTTTACCAGACGGATTGGCTCATCCGCAAGTACGGCTTCAGGGCGGACGAGATCCCCCTCGACCGGGACGGCAACCTCTCCCTAGGGACGGACCCGAAAGAGATGTGGGCGAAGTCGCATCCCGAATTTTTTCCAGTATATGTAAATAAAGATGACAAGGAGCGGCTGTTGCGCGTTCCCGGACTGGGACACGTGATGGTCGAAAAAATACTTTCATTGCGGAAAAACGGGTCGAGTATCCGTTCTATCGAAAACCTGGGAAGGCGCAGCAAACTCCTCGTCAAGGCCGGCCAATACCTCACCTTTTGA
- a CDS encoding GNAT family N-acetyltransferase, which translates to MTAGSGFNVKIARKIEEIPVGDWNKLMPAAGENYFFLKTLDESKMPQFSFFYILVYDKDIPVGATSCFVMNFGLDFGVTGKLKGFARCIKNIFPFIFNPRILICGLPNGQGRIGIAAAEPGVVVKAICEGMEQIAKEAKAKVVVFKDFSFRYRDILDKCLEDGFFRTASLPFTEMDIRFRDFNGYLGTLSYASRSGLRRKFKKIDEEVKFDLEVKGRLEEDELKEAYALYLQTFGRKEVGLEKVPVDFFRNISGNMPEETKFFLWRTDKKMVAFSYCLASGGRFIDYFLGFDYSIAFRFHLYFIRFRDQLDWCINNNIRLYEFGTTGYESKRRLGFRLVPSYNYVKHRNKFLNPVVRVFSRNLVEKLYKFFSKRKK; encoded by the coding sequence ATGACGGCGGGATCCGGATTTAATGTTAAGATCGCTAGGAAGATCGAAGAGATCCCCGTCGGGGACTGGAATAAACTTATGCCGGCGGCGGGGGAGAACTATTTTTTCCTAAAAACCCTCGACGAATCGAAGATGCCGCAATTCTCGTTCTTTTACATCCTGGTTTATGACAAGGATATCCCGGTCGGGGCGACCAGCTGCTTCGTAATGAATTTCGGTCTGGATTTCGGCGTTACCGGAAAGCTCAAGGGGTTCGCCAGGTGCATCAAGAATATCTTCCCTTTTATTTTTAATCCGAGGATCCTGATCTGCGGCCTGCCTAACGGGCAGGGCAGGATAGGGATCGCCGCCGCGGAACCCGGGGTGGTGGTCAAGGCCATATGCGAAGGCATGGAACAGATAGCGAAGGAAGCAAAGGCGAAGGTCGTCGTATTTAAGGATTTCAGCTTCAGGTACAGGGATATCCTCGATAAATGCCTTGAAGACGGTTTTTTCAGGACCGCGTCCCTGCCTTTTACGGAGATGGATATTCGTTTCCGGGATTTTAACGGCTACCTCGGGACGCTAAGTTACGCGTCCAGGAGCGGGTTGAGGAGGAAGTTCAAGAAGATCGACGAGGAGGTCAAGTTCGACCTGGAAGTGAAGGGCAGGCTGGAAGAGGACGAATTGAAAGAGGCGTACGCCCTATACCTCCAGACGTTCGGCAGGAAAGAGGTGGGGCTCGAGAAAGTGCCGGTGGATTTTTTCAGGAACATATCGGGGAATATGCCCGAAGAGACGAAGTTTTTCTTATGGCGGACGGATAAGAAAATGGTCGCGTTCAGCTACTGCCTGGCATCCGGGGGCCGTTTCATCGATTATTTTCTCGGATTCGATTATTCGATCGCTTTCCGCTTCCATCTTTATTTTATAAGGTTCCGCGACCAGTTGGATTGGTGTATTAATAATAATATAAGGCTGTATGAATTCGGGACAACCGGGTATGAATCGAAGAGGAGGCTGGGTTTCAGGCTTGTCCCGTCGTATAATTACGTAAAGCACCGCAACAAGTTCCTGAACCCGGTCGTCAGGGTCTTCAGCCGGAACCTGGTGGAAAAATTATATAAGTTTTTTTCTAAGCGGAAAAAATAA
- a CDS encoding response regulator yields the protein MAKILMIDDDAMVLKLYSEILSKEGFEVLTSSDAKEGFDMAVSQSPSLVLLDIMMPTVDGTRVHEALSQNDKTKDIPVVFLTALVREEEVAASGWKIGGLDYISKSTPKDKFIARVKDILAGKK from the coding sequence ATGGCGAAGATCCTTATGATAGACGATGATGCGATGGTGCTTAAACTTTATTCGGAGATATTATCGAAGGAGGGTTTCGAGGTCCTGACCTCCAGCGACGCGAAGGAAGGTTTCGACATGGCCGTATCACAGTCCCCGTCCCTCGTCCTCCTCGATATCATGATGCCGACGGTCGACGGGACGCGCGTGCACGAGGCCCTCTCGCAAAATGACAAAACAAAGGATATTCCTGTGGTATTCCTGACGGCGCTCGTTAGGGAAGAGGAGGTCGCGGCAAGCGGCTGGAAGATAGGCGGGCTGGATTACATATCCAAATCCACGCCTAAAGACAAATTCATCGCGCGGGTCAAGGATATCTTAGCCGGGAAAAAGTAG
- a CDS encoding PAS domain-containing sensor histidine kinase encodes MSRDELEIQYRELVENANSIILRMDMRGDVTYFNRFAQNFFGYRQEEILGKNVVGTIVAPTDSSGRDLKAMIDDMALHPSSYVSNENENVMRNGTRVWIAWTNKSILDEDGLVREILCIGNDITRLKEAEQEIVRAKEAAESANKAKSSFLANMSHELRTPLNAIIGFSELMKDGSVGPLTDKQKEYLDYVWESGKHLLSLINDILDLSKVEAGKMELELGEFDLKELLKKSFIFISEKATKHGITLSADVSEGVGVIKADERKIKQVIFNLLSNAMKFTPDGGKIGIDAKKTDKREILVCVWDTGIGIEARDNHKIFSEFEQVDSEYSRKYAGTGLGMPLSKKFVELHGGKMWFESEGKGKGTRFYFTLPLNTG; translated from the coding sequence ATGAGCCGGGACGAACTTGAGATCCAGTACCGCGAACTCGTGGAGAACGCCAACAGCATCATCCTGCGCATGGATATGAGGGGCGATGTCACTTACTTCAACAGGTTCGCCCAGAATTTTTTTGGGTACAGGCAGGAGGAGATACTGGGGAAGAATGTCGTCGGTACGATAGTGGCCCCGACAGATTCCTCGGGCCGCGACCTTAAGGCGATGATAGACGACATGGCGCTCCACCCGTCGAGCTACGTGAGCAACGAGAACGAGAACGTGATGCGTAACGGCACGCGCGTGTGGATCGCCTGGACCAATAAGTCGATCCTCGACGAGGACGGCCTCGTCAGGGAGATACTCTGCATCGGCAACGATATAACAAGGCTTAAAGAGGCCGAGCAAGAGATAGTCAGGGCGAAGGAGGCGGCCGAGAGCGCTAATAAGGCGAAGAGCTCGTTTTTGGCGAATATGTCGCATGAATTAAGGACGCCGCTTAACGCGATAATAGGTTTTTCAGAATTAATGAAAGACGGGAGCGTCGGCCCGTTGACCGATAAACAGAAAGAATACCTCGATTACGTCTGGGAGAGCGGAAAGCACCTGCTCTCGCTGATAAACGATATACTCGACCTCTCAAAAGTCGAAGCCGGGAAGATGGAACTGGAACTGGGAGAGTTCGACCTGAAGGAACTTTTAAAGAAGAGTTTTATCTTTATATCGGAAAAAGCGACAAAGCACGGCATAACCCTCTCCGCGGACGTCAGTGAAGGGGTGGGGGTAATAAAAGCGGACGAGAGGAAAATCAAACAGGTCATCTTCAACCTTCTCTCAAACGCGATGAAATTCACCCCGGACGGCGGTAAGATCGGCATTGACGCCAAAAAAACCGACAAAAGAGAGATCCTGGTCTGCGTCTGGGATACCGGCATAGGCATAGAAGCCAGGGACAACCATAAGATATTTTCGGAATTCGAGCAGGTCGACAGCGAATATTCGCGTAAATACGCGGGTACCGGCCTCGGCATGCCGTTAAGCAAGAAATTCGTGGAGCTGCACGGAGGCAAGATGTGGTTTGAGAGCGAAGGCAAGGGCAAAGGCACGCGTTTTTATTTCACCCTGCCGCTTAACACCGGTTAA
- a CDS encoding response regulator encodes MTDDKKTVLIVEDEPLNMRLTVDLLEINGFNTLSCCDGIAALETLKNAIPDIILLDINMPKMNGFEVHKKIREDRRLDRVRVLALSASVMKEDEERIRAAGFDDFVPKPIDTKGLVKKIKDYLSS; translated from the coding sequence ATGACCGACGATAAGAAGACGGTACTTATAGTAGAGGATGAACCCCTGAATATGAGACTTACCGTTGATCTCCTCGAGATCAACGGTTTTAATACGTTAAGCTGTTGTGACGGCATAGCCGCACTCGAGACCTTAAAGAATGCCATCCCGGATATCATCCTCCTCGATATCAATATGCCTAAGATGAACGGGTTCGAGGTCCATAAAAAGATAAGGGAGGACCGCCGCCTCGACCGCGTAAGGGTCCTAGCGCTCTCCGCGTCGGTGATGAAAGAGGACGAGGAGAGGATAAGGGCCGCGGGGTTCGACGATTTCGTCCCGAAGCCGATCGACACGAAAGGGCTGGTAAAAAAGATAAAGGACTACCTATCCTCATGA
- a CDS encoding discoidin domain-containing protein, with protein MAIRVKLSIILSAASLLFFPSNGFSSEIKITASSSEAALSPENLLDGNMATRWSSKFSDNEWLEIDLGEAKEISGLTLFWETAYASSYEILLSSDGKEWRSAYKQDKAAGGSEEISFEKTAARYIKLVFKKRATKWGYSLFEISIIGPGVDNSGKINEGEIIPLEGKWDFKTDPRNIGVKDKWFTAAGAPGGWEQIETGRFWEDQGFPGYDGYAWYKKDILIPGNWNDGKAVLMAGGVDDAYELYVNGQFVASYGPRVTNSTIPGSVNQTLTVSTVGKYLVPGKQNNFTFRVFDDWGGGGISKPPMVLVHDVGTVPQIKKRLDAQSYYQMKARPSERKYYPEWIGGRQAYWTVIGVEGDKAESCFCEDGQLQLYNWGPSLMPFIYLDNKLLTRDDFRISQSLEKGYLPMPEVIWENNDLVFSQRSFGYGKPDESLTCVRYSLKNKSEKVLKGKLFLTIRPFQVYPSWQWSGGMAMIRSLEYDTKGRHTVRIDGKDRLISLRAPDRFGGSTYMEDGLVDALKTGTIAARPSIKDPFDYASGVLEYDFRIKPKDEKEYFFIIPLHGAEAALKVLNSKGPEKDFEVMQVKTREFWEEKLDRVQINIPDKEMSDAVKSSLAYILINKDGPMLQAGSGAYKKSWIRDTCSASAAMMRMGHTEEVKEYIDWFTGRIKADGKVPPIMVSETAAEPAWESEFEEYDSQGQYVYSVLEYYLFTGDKTWLQGKLPAVKRVLDFTEALRKKEMTDEYKNGPPGKRKFYGLFPRSVSHEGYFPAPGVHSYWDDFWGIKGWKDAASIADILGDKELAGRAEKETADFRKCVNDSIVAVQQSAKINFIPGCAERADLDAPSTAIAVWPIEESKYLPQPSLDDTFGIFWTKQFLPSLASGPKWSYSPYAFRIAQVFVLSDQRDKAVKMLEEFMRMRRPLAWNQWAEGILADDRRPWFVGDLPHTWVASIFINAFRSLFVYEDDGLLVLGAGLPEKWLSDKEGVSIGNFPTFYGNISYSVKEEDGALKIKAWGTAHPPKGFVFRGSSGGEVTFQSLPFSYPP; from the coding sequence ATGGCTATCAGGGTAAAACTCAGCATTATTTTATCGGCGGCCTCCCTTCTATTTTTTCCTTCCAACGGTTTTTCCTCGGAAATAAAGATAACGGCTTCCTCATCCGAGGCCGCATTAAGCCCTGAGAACCTCCTCGACGGCAATATGGCCACCCGTTGGAGCAGCAAATTTTCCGACAATGAATGGCTTGAGATAGACCTCGGGGAGGCCAAAGAAATATCCGGCCTGACGCTCTTCTGGGAGACGGCATACGCCTCCTCTTACGAGATACTGTTGTCTTCGGACGGTAAAGAGTGGAGGAGCGCGTATAAGCAGGATAAAGCCGCCGGCGGGAGCGAGGAGATCTCTTTCGAGAAGACCGCGGCAAGGTATATAAAGCTGGTTTTTAAAAAGAGGGCCACAAAATGGGGATATTCGCTCTTCGAGATTTCCATAATCGGGCCCGGCGTTGATAATTCCGGCAAAATAAACGAGGGAGAGATCATACCTCTCGAAGGTAAATGGGATTTTAAGACAGATCCCCGCAACATCGGGGTCAAGGATAAATGGTTTACGGCCGCCGGCGCTCCGGGAGGCTGGGAGCAGATCGAGACAGGGCGGTTTTGGGAAGACCAGGGTTTTCCGGGCTACGACGGTTACGCCTGGTATAAGAAAGATATTTTAATTCCCGGGAACTGGAATGACGGCAAGGCCGTCCTGATGGCCGGCGGAGTAGATGACGCTTACGAGTTGTACGTTAACGGCCAATTCGTCGCCTCATACGGCCCCAGGGTCACGAACTCGACGATCCCGGGAAGCGTAAACCAAACCCTGACCGTCTCGACCGTCGGGAAATACCTGGTACCGGGCAAACAGAATAATTTTACTTTCCGTGTCTTCGATGATTGGGGCGGCGGCGGCATATCCAAACCCCCTATGGTCCTCGTGCATGACGTAGGCACGGTCCCGCAGATCAAGAAACGCCTGGATGCGCAAAGTTATTACCAGATGAAAGCGAGACCCTCGGAAAGGAAGTATTATCCCGAATGGATAGGAGGCCGCCAGGCCTACTGGACCGTGATCGGCGTAGAAGGGGATAAAGCGGAGAGCTGTTTCTGCGAAGACGGGCAACTTCAGTTGTATAATTGGGGCCCCTCCCTGATGCCGTTCATTTACCTCGACAACAAACTTCTTACCCGTGATGACTTCCGGATATCCCAATCCCTCGAAAAAGGTTATCTTCCCATGCCGGAGGTGATTTGGGAAAACAATGATCTGGTTTTTTCCCAGAGATCATTCGGCTACGGCAAGCCGGATGAATCTCTTACCTGTGTCCGTTATTCGCTGAAAAATAAAAGCGAGAAAGTATTAAAGGGGAAACTGTTCCTTACAATAAGGCCTTTCCAGGTCTATCCGTCCTGGCAATGGAGCGGCGGTATGGCGATGATTAGGAGCCTGGAATACGATACGAAAGGCAGGCATACGGTGAGGATCGACGGGAAAGACCGGTTGATCTCTCTTCGGGCCCCGGACAGGTTCGGCGGTTCTACGTATATGGAAGACGGCCTCGTCGACGCGCTGAAGACCGGGACGATAGCCGCCAGGCCGTCAATTAAAGATCCTTTTGACTACGCATCAGGCGTCCTTGAGTATGATTTCAGGATCAAGCCAAAGGACGAAAAAGAATATTTTTTCATCATACCCCTTCATGGCGCTGAAGCGGCATTAAAAGTATTGAACAGCAAAGGCCCGGAAAAGGATTTTGAGGTGATGCAGGTGAAAACGAGAGAGTTTTGGGAAGAAAAACTGGACCGCGTCCAGATAAATATCCCGGATAAAGAGATGTCAGATGCCGTCAAGAGCAGCCTGGCATATATTTTAATTAATAAAGACGGGCCGATGCTGCAGGCCGGTTCCGGCGCCTATAAGAAGTCGTGGATACGCGATACCTGTTCCGCCTCGGCCGCAATGATGAGGATGGGGCACACGGAGGAAGTAAAAGAATATATCGATTGGTTTACCGGCCGTATAAAGGCGGACGGCAAGGTCCCGCCTATAATGGTCTCCGAGACTGCCGCCGAACCCGCGTGGGAGAGTGAATTCGAGGAATACGACAGCCAGGGGCAGTATGTCTATTCGGTCCTTGAATATTATCTCTTCACCGGCGATAAGACGTGGCTGCAGGGCAAATTACCTGCCGTCAAGCGCGTCCTTGATTTTACCGAGGCGCTGAGGAAGAAAGAGATGACCGACGAATACAAGAACGGCCCGCCCGGCAAAAGAAAGTTTTACGGCCTCTTCCCGCGGTCGGTCAGCCACGAGGGTTATTTCCCTGCGCCGGGCGTGCACAGTTATTGGGATGATTTCTGGGGGATAAAAGGATGGAAAGACGCCGCATCCATCGCGGATATTTTAGGCGATAAGGAACTGGCTGGCCGCGCGGAAAAGGAGACAGCCGATTTCAGAAAATGTGTCAACGATTCTATTGTTGCCGTGCAGCAGTCGGCAAAGATAAACTTTATACCAGGTTGCGCCGAAAGGGCTGACCTTGACGCGCCGTCAACCGCTATCGCGGTCTGGCCGATCGAGGAATCGAAGTACCTGCCGCAGCCTTCCCTTGACGATACTTTCGGGATATTCTGGACGAAGCAATTCCTGCCGAGCCTGGCGAGCGGGCCAAAATGGTCATATTCGCCGTATGCCTTCAGGATAGCCCAGGTATTCGTCCTGTCGGACCAGAGGGATAAGGCCGTAAAGATGCTCGAGGAATTCATGAGGATGCGCAGGCCGCTTGCCTGGAACCAGTGGGCGGAAGGGATATTAGCCGATGACCGGAGGCCGTGGTTTGTCGGCGACCTGCCCCACACCTGGGTCGCCTCCATATTCATAAATGCGTTCAGGAGCTTATTTGTGTATGAAGATGACGGTTTGCTGGTCCTCGGGGCGGGCCTACCGGAAAAATGGCTATCGGACAAAGAAGGCGTCTCGATAGGGAATTTCCCGACATTTTACGGTAATATCAGTTATTCCGTAAAGGAAGAGGACGGCGCCCTGAAGATCAAGGCCTGGGGTACTGCGCACCCTCCGAAAGGTTTTGTTTTCAGGGGGTCTTCCGGCGGAGAAGTGACTTTCCAGAGCCTGCCGTTCAGTTATCCGCCTTGA